From the genome of Synchiropus splendidus isolate RoL2022-P1 chromosome 17, RoL_Sspl_1.0, whole genome shotgun sequence, one region includes:
- the LOC128748585 gene encoding spectrin family protein isoform X2 codes for MEWDHRDHREPCLSPAAFVNQVQYSNILEGRFKQLQDEREAVQKKTFTKWVNSHLGRVTCRIGDLYTDLRDGRMLIRLLEVLSGEQLPRPTKGRMRIHCLENVDKALQFLKEQKVHLENMGSHDIVDGNHRLTLGLIWTIILRFQIQDISVETEDNKEKKSAKDALLLWCQMKTAGYPNVNIHNFTTSWRDGLAFNAIVHKHRSDLIEFDSLKRSNAHYNLQNAFNVAEKELGLTKLLDPEDVNVDQPDEKSIITYVATYYHYFSKMKALAVEGKRIGKVLDYAIEADQLIDKYESLASELLQWIEQTILTLNDRQLANSLSAVQNQLQAFNSYRTVEKPPKFTEKGNLEVLLFTIQSKMRANNQKVYVPREGKLISDINKAWERLEKAEHERELALRNELIRQEKLEMLAARFDRKAAMRETWLSENQRLVSQDNFGADLGAVEAATRKHEAIETDIGAYWERVAAVEAVARELETENYHDVRRVMARRDNVLRLWEYLKELLAARRERLNAHRDLQRLFQEMRYIMDWMADMRSRLQSQDSGKHLHDVLDLLQKHTLVEADISAQSERIRAVQVAGLCFISPDQAYKPCEPGLVSKKVELLGQVYEELGQLAEKRRERLEDSRRLWQFLWDLGEEAAWIREQEQILSSGDCGRDLTSALRLLSKHEAFRDEMAARFGPLNNSIAAGEALVQEGHFGAPEVTERIHDIRAQWSHLEESTKLRERRLREAVALHQFQTDADDMEAWIMETLRQVTSPEVGHDEFSTQTLARKHREVEQEIQSHRLLIDSLQEQLQTLPVDFLRLPQVEGRLPAIEQQYQQLESLSASRQQALEGALALYRMFSEAAACQQWVEEKEQWLHAMEIPTKLEDLEVVQQRFETLEPEMNNLGARVSDVNLVAKQLLSDDSCNQDQIHQTRDQLNNRWSEFQKLADQKKLGLESALNIQNYHLECNEIQTWMREKTKVIESTQGLGNDLAGVMALQRKLTGMERDLEAIQGKLDDLRAEAEKLALEHPDQAGEIQSRLQEIQEVWEELNSTMRLREESLGEASKLQGFLRDLDDFQSWLSRTQTAVASEDIPTSLPEAESLLTQHENIKNEVDNYKEDYEKMRGVGEEVTQDQTDAQHVFLAQRLQALDTGWHELRRMWENRHSLLAQAFDFQNFLRDAKQAEAFLNSQEYVLSHTEMPTSLQGAEEAIKKHEDFLTTTEASEEKITSVVEAGRRLINDGNANVDKIQEKVDSIQERHLKNKEAANDLLMKLKDNRELQHFLQDGQELTLWINEKMLTAQDMSYDEARNLHSKWQKHQAFMAELASNKDWLDKIHKEGQALVAEKPELEPVVQQTLQELQRQWEELENTTRTKAQCLFDANRAELFTQSCSALDVWLKNLGGQLHSDDYGKDLTSVNILLKKHQMLEHQMEVREKEVQSLQSQALALSQEDAGLNEVDGQQRRVTDSFSSLQAPLQLRRQRLLASKEAHQFNRDLEDEILWVTERMPLAVSTDHGKDLPTVQLLIKKNQTLQKEIQGHQPRIDDILRRGQAQTQVDGERQSALEGRLEELQDLWSQLISEADKRHVRLMEANQAQQFYADAAEAEAWMGEQELHMMSEEKAKDEQSALMMVKKHLILEQALEDYAQTIHQLANSSRMMVTSDHPESERITLRQAQVDKLYAGLKDLAEERRGRLQERLRLTQLKREVDDLEQWIAEREMVAGSHELGQDYEHVTMLRDKFREFARDTSTIGQERVDGVNSLADDLIESGHPENAVVAEWKDGLNEAWADLLELIDTRTQMLAASYELHRFHQDAMEVLGRVKEKREALPSDLGRDLNTVQHLHRQHQTLENDIQALSGQVNQIQDDAARLQKAYAGEKADDIHRSELAVTAAWDSLQEACAARRLLLVDTVEKFRFFNMVRDLMLWMDGVHLQIDAHDNPRDVSSAGLVIAQHQDIKSEIETRADSFSACIEMGSSLIQNHHYAADEIREKLTQLQDKRDQINKKWQDKMDHLQIVLEVLQFGRDAYIAESWLAGQEPLVRTSELGSNVDEVESLIKRHEAFEKLAASWEERFVLLEKLTTLEEQELQRRREEEERARRPPTPPPADEVVASENEAHDSAARTSLDQTTLNQSVSVNGVHSDNDTSQSTSVSSSVGRKAEAKRASRPKQPQRGSETESVNGPGRDSGLASSRLEPSATLPGRGAAESEPETMEGTLCRKQEMETHSKKAASRSWQNVYCVLRKGSLGFYKDGKSASNGIPYHGEVPISLGDAVCEVAHDYKKRKHVFKLRLGDGKEFLFQAKDESEMSAWIRSILNSVPSAQGDSPAGQRALSRAMTMPPISPSSGEAAGGVTLRNKEGREKDREKRFSFFGKKK; via the exons ATGGAGTGGGACCACCGGGACCACCGCGAACCCTGCTTGTCCCCGGCTGCGTTTGTCAATCAGGTGCAATACTCCAACATCCTGGAAGGGCGCTTCAAACAGCTCCAAG ATGAGCGCGAGGCCGTGCAGAAGAAGACCTTCACCAAATGGGTCAACTCCCACCTGGGCCGCGTCACCTGTCGCATTGGCGACCTGTATACAGACCTGCGAGACGGACGCATGTTGATCCGCCTGCTAGAAGTCCTCTCTGGCGAACAGTTG CCGAGGCCGACGAAGGGCCGCATGAGGATCCACTGTCTGGAGAATGTGGACAAGGCGCTGCAGTTCCTCAAAGAACAGAAGGTCCACCTGGAGAACATGGGCTCACATGACATTGTGGACGGGAACCACCGGCTGACCCTCGGCCTCATCTGGACCATCATCCTGCGCTTCCAG ATCCAGGACATCAGCGTGGAGACAGAGGACAACAAGGAGAAAAAGTCGGCTAAAGACgctctgctgctgtggtgccagaTGAAAACAGCTGG TTATCCCAACGTCAACATTCACAACTTCACCACGAGCTGGAGAGACGGTTTGGCCTTCAACGCCATCGTGCACAAGCACAG GTCGGACCTGATTGAGTTCGACTCCCTGAAAAGATCCAATGCTCACTACAATCTTCAAAATGCCTTCAATGTGGCCGAGAAGGAACTGGGCCTGACCAAGCTTCTGGATCCGGAAG ATGTAAATGTGGACCAGCCAGATGAGAAGTCCATCATTACCTACGTGGCCACCTACTACCACTACTTCTCCAAGATGAAGGCTCTGGCCGTGGAAGGCAAGAGGATCGGGAAG GTCCTGGACTACGCTATCGAAGCGGATCAGCTGATTGACAAGTATGAAAGTTTGGCGTCGGAGCTGCTGCAGTGGATCGAGCAGACCATCCTGACCCTGAACGACCGGCAGCTGGCCAACTCTCTGAGCGCCGTCCAGAACCAGCTGCAGGCCTTCAACTCGTACCGCACGGTGGAGAAACCCCCAAA GTTCACTGAGAAGGGAAACCTGGAGGTTCTTCTCTTCACGATCCAAAGCAAGATGCGGGCCAACAACCAAAAAGTTTATGTGCCGCGAGAGGGCAAACTCATCTCTGACATCAACAAG GCCTGGGAGCGACTGGAGAAGGCGGAGCATGAGCGGGAGCTGGCGCTGAGGAACGAGCTGATCCgacaggagaagctggagatgcTAGCCGCTCGTTTCGATCGCAAAGCTGCGATGAGAGAAACATGGCTGAGCGAGAACCAGCGGCTGGTCTCGCAG GATAACTTTGGGGCGGATCTTGGCGCTGTGGAGGCAGCCACACGGAAGCACGAGGCCATCGAGACAGACATCGGAGCATACTGGGAGCGAGTGGCCGCCGTGGAAGCAGTTGCCAGAGAGTTGGAGACTGAGAACTATCACGACGTGCGCCGAGTAATGGCGCGCCGCGATAACGTGCTGCGGCTGTGGGAGTACCTGAAGGAGCTGCTGGCTGCACGGCGAGAGAGACTCAACGCTCACCGCGACCTCCAGAGGCTGTTTCAGGAAATGCGCTACATCATGGACTGGATGGCCGACATGAGG AGTCGCCTGCAGTCCCAGGACAGTGGCAAACATCTGCACGATGTTTTGGACCTTCTGCAGAAGCACACACTGGTGGAGGCCGACATCTCTGCCCAGTCCGAGCGGATCCGGGCCGTCCAGGTGGCCGGCCTGTGCTTCATCTCCCCAGACCAGG CTTACAAACCGTGTGAGCCAGGTCTGGTAAGTAAGAAGGTGGAGCTGCTCGGCCAGGTCTACGAGGAGCTGGGGCAGCTGGCGGAGAAACGACGAGAGCGCCTTGAGGATTCCCGCCGACTGTGGCAGTTCCTGTGGGATCTTGGGGAAGAGGCAGCCTGGATCAGGGAGCAGGAGCAGATATTGTCAAGCGGGGACTGTGGACGGGATCTTACCTCTGCTCTTCGGCTGCTCAGCAAACACGAGGCTTTCAGAGATGAGATGGCAGCGCGGTTCGGCCCGCTCAACAACAGCATCGCTGCAGGAGAAGCTCTGGTTCAGGAGGGGCACTTTGGAGCTCCCGAGGTCACTGAGCGGATCCACGACATTCGGGCCCAGTGGTCCCACCTAGAGGAG AGTACAAAACTCAGAGAGCGCCGTTTGAGGGAGGCGGTGGCTCTGCACCAGTTCCAAACTGACGCTGATGACATGGAGGCCTGGATCATGGAGACCCTGCGGCAGGTCACCAGTCCTGAAGTGGGACACGACGAGTTCTCCACACAGACTTTGGCACGCAAGCACCGCGAGGTTGAGCAGGAGATCCAGAGCCATCGACTGCTCATAGACTCCCTGCAAGAGCAGCTCCAGACCCTCCCTGTGGACTTCCTGCGCCTACCTCAA GTAGAGGGCAGACTTCCTGCCATTGAGCAACAGTATCAGCAGTTGGAGTCCCTATCAGCAAGTCGGCAgcaggcgctggaaggagctcTGGCCCTGTACCGCATGTTCAGCGAGGCTGCGGCGTGTCAGCAGTGGGTGGAAGAGAAGGAGCAGTGGCTGCATGCCATGGAGATCCCCACAAAGCTGGAGGACCTAGAGGTGGTGCAGCAGAG GTTCGAGACTCTTGAGCCAGAGATGAACAACCTGGGCGCCCGGGTGTCCGACGTGAACCTGGTGGCTAAACAGCTGCTGAGCGACGATAGCTGTAACCAAGACCAGATCCACCAGACCAGAGACCAGCTGAACAACAG GTGGAGCGAGTTCCAGAAACTGGCTGACCAGAAGAAACTGGGTCTCGAGTCAGCGCTGAACATCCAGAACTACCACCTGGAGTGTAATGAGATCCAGACATGGATGAGGGAGAAGACCAAAGTCATTGAGTCCACACAGGGTTTGGGAAACGACCTGGCTGGAGTCATGGCACTGCAACGCAAACTTACAGGCATGGAGAGAGATCTGGAGGCAATCCAG GGGAAGCTCGATGACCTGAGGGCCGAGGCGGAGAAACTGGCTTTGGAGCACCCAGATCAGGCCGGAGAGATCCAGAGTCGACTTCAGGAGATCCAGGAGGTTTGGGAGGAGCTCAACTCCACCATGAGGCTCCGCGAAGAGTCTCTGGGAGAAGCCAGCAAGCTGCAGGGCTTCCTACGGGATCTGGACGACTTCCAGTCCTGGCTGTCCAGGACACAGACGGCCGTAGCCTCCGAGGACATCCCTACCTCGCTGCCCGAGGCAGAGAGTCTGCTGACCCAGCATGAGAACATAAAGAACGAGGTTGACAATTATAAGGAGGACTATGAGAAGATGAGAGGTGTGGGCGAGGAGGTGACCCAGGATCAGACGGATGCCCAGCATGTGTTCCTGGCCCAGAGGCTGCAGGCGTTAGACACAGGTTGGCATGAGCTACGCCGCATGTGGGAGAACCGGCACAGTCTGCTGGCCCAGGCTTTTGACTTCCAGAACTTCCTGAGAGATGCCAAGCAGGCTGAAGCGTTTCTCAACAGCCAG GAGTACGTTCTTTCTCACACCGAGATGCCCAccagcctgcagggggcagagGAGGCCATCAAGAAGCATGAGGACTTCCTGACTACTACAGAGGCCAGTGAGGAGAAGATCACCAGTGTTGTGGAGGCTGGGCGGCGCCTCATCAACGACGGCAATGCCAACGTTGACAAGATCCAGGAGAAGGTGGACTCTATCCAGGAGAG GCACCTGAAGAACAAGGAGGCCGCCAATGACCTTCTGATGAAACTCAAGGACAATCGAGAGCTCCAGCACTTTCTGCAGGACGGCCAGGAG CTCACCTTATGGATCAACGAGAAGATGCTTACAGCCCAGGACATGTCCTACGACGAGGCCCGGAACCTCCATAGCAAGTGGCAGAAGCACCAAGCCTTCATGGCCGAGCTGGCCTCCAACAAGGACTGGCTTGACAAGATCCACAAG GAGGGTCAAGCTCTGGTGGCTGAGAAGCCTGAGCTGGAACCGGTGGTCCAGCAGaccctgcaggagctgcagcgtcagtgggaggagctggagaacacGACCAGAACCAAAGCCCAGTGCTTGTTCGACGCCAACAGGGCCGAGCTCTTCACGCAGAGTTGCTCGGCTCTGGACGTCTGGCTGAAGAACCTCGGGGGTCAGCTGCACAGCGACGACTATGGTAAAGACCTGACGAGTGTCAACATCCTGCTGAAGAAGCACCAG ATGCTGGAGCATCAGATGGAGGTTCGGGAGAAGGAGGTCCAGTCTCTGCAGTCTCAGGCTCTTGCCTTGTCTCAAGAGGATGCTGGACTGAACGAGGTGGACGGTCAGCAGAGACGAGTGACCGACAGCTTCTCCAGCCTGCAGGCGCCTCTGCAGCTGCGCAGGCAGCGACTGCTGGCGTCCAAAGAGGCGCACCAGTTCAACAGAGACCTGGAGGACGAGATT ctgtgGGTGACCGAGCGGATGCCCCTCGCTGTTTCCACTGACCACGGCAAAGACCTGCCCACAGTCCAGCTGCTCATCAAGAAGAACCAG ACCCTGCAGAAGGAGATCCAGGGGCACCAGCCCCGGATCGACGACATCCTCAGACGGGGTCAGGCCCAGACTCAGGTGGACGGTGAGAGACAGTCTGCGCTGGAGGGCCGGCTGGAAGAACTCCAGGATCTCTGGAGCCAGCTCATCTCTGAGGCCGACAAACGCCACGTCCGCTTGATGGAGGCGAACCAAGCCCAGCAGTTCTATGCCGATGCTGCCGAGGCAGAGGCTTGGATGGGAGAGCAGGAGCTGCATATGATGTCGGAGGAGAAAGCCAAG GATGAGCAGAGCGccctgatgatggtgaagaagcACCTGATCCTGGAGCAGGCGCTGGAGGACTACGCCCAGACCATCCACCAGCTGGCAAACAGCAGCCGCATGATGGTGACAAGCGACCACCCGGAGAG CGAGAGGATCACGCTGAGACAGGCTCAGGTGGACAAGCTCTACGCTGGACTCAAGGACCTAGCAGAAGAGCGGCGTGGTCGCCTTCAGGAGAGACTGCGACTGACTCAACTGAAGAGGGAAGTGGACGACCTGGAGCAGTGGATCGCTGAGCGAGAGATGGTGGCCGGGTCTCACGAGCTGGGTCAGGACTACGAGCATGTGACG ATGCTGCGGGACAAATTCCGAGAGTTCGCCCGGGACACAAGCACCATCGGTCAGGAACGAGTGGACGGTGTCAACAGTCTGGCCGACGACCTGATCGAGTCGGGTCACCCGGAGAATGCGGTGGTGGCCGAGTGGAAGGATGGACTGAACGAGGCCTGGGCAGACCTTCTGGAGCTGATCGACACCCGCACACAGATGCTGGCTGCGTCCTACGAGCTGCACCGCTTCCACCAGGACGCCATGGAGGTTCTGGGCCGGGTCAAGGAGAAGCGGGAGGCATTGCCATCAGACCTGGGTCGAGACCTCAACACGGTCCAGCACCTTCATCGACAGCACCAGACTTTAGAGAACGACATCCAAGCTCTGAGCGGACAG GTGAACCAGATCCAGGATGATGCCGCCCGGTTGCAGAAGGCGTATGCAGGCGAGAAGGCAGATGATATACACCGGAGCGAGCTCGCCGTCACGGCAGCCTGGGACAGTCTGCAGGAGGCCTGTGCTGCTCGTCGCCTCCTCCTGGTGGACACAGTGGAGAAGTTCCGCTTCTTCAACATGGTGCGGGACCTGATGCTTTGGATGGACGGGGTTCACCTGCAGATCGACGCTCACGACAATCCCAG ggatgtttcttcagcagggcTGGTGATCGCACAACACCAGGATATCAAGTCCGAGATAGAGACACGGGCTGACAGCTTCAGCGCCTGCATCGAGATGGGGTCCAGTCTCATCCAGAACCACCACTACGCTGCCGACGAG ATCCGGGAGAAGTTGACTCAGCTTCAGGACAAGAGGGACCAAATCAACAAGAAGTGGCAGGACAAGATGGACCACCTGCAGATAG TACTGGAGGTTCTGCAGTTTGGGCGCGACGCCTACATTGCTGAATCCTGGCTGGCCGGTCAGGAGCCTCTGGTCCGGACTTCAGAACTGGGCTCCAATGTGGACGAGGTGGAGAGTCTCATCAAACGTCACGAGGCCTTCGAGAAGCTGGCGGCATCCTGGGAGGAACGCTTCGTGCTGCTGGAGAAGCTAACCACG ctggaggagcaggagctgcagagacgacgggaagaggaggagcgagCCCGTCGGCCGCCCACGCCGCCCCCTGCTGACGAGGTTGTCGCATCCGAAAATGAAGCCCACGACTCTGCGGCGCG AACCAGTCTGGACCAGACGACCCTCAACCAGTCGGTGTCGGTGAACGGCGTCCACAGTGACAACGACACGTCACAG TCCACATCGGTCTCCTCATCTGTGGGAAGGAAAGCGGAGGCTAAGCGTGCGTCTCGGCCAAAGCAGCCGCAGCGC